One window of the Mycobacterium haemophilum DSM 44634 genome contains the following:
- the rplF gene encoding 50S ribosomal protein L6: protein MSRIGKQPIPVPAGVDVTIDGQNVSVKGPKGTLDLTVAEPITVARNSDGAIVVTRPDDERRNRSLHGLSRTLVSNLVTGVTQGYTTNMEIFGVGYRVQLKGSNLEFALGYSHPVVIEAPEGITFAVQSPTKFTITGIDKQKVGQISANIRRLRRPDPYKGKGVRYEGEQIRRKVGKTGK from the coding sequence ATGTCGCGCATTGGTAAGCAGCCGATTCCGGTCCCCGCCGGAGTCGACGTCACGATCGACGGTCAGAACGTCTCGGTGAAGGGGCCCAAGGGCACCCTGGATTTGACGGTCGCCGAGCCGATCACGGTGGCGCGCAACTCCGACGGTGCCATCGTGGTCACCCGCCCCGACGATGAGCGGCGTAACCGCTCACTACACGGGCTGTCGCGCACTTTGGTGTCCAACCTGGTCACCGGTGTGACGCAGGGCTACACCACCAACATGGAGATCTTCGGTGTCGGCTACCGGGTGCAGCTCAAGGGCTCCAATCTGGAGTTCGCGCTGGGGTATAGCCATCCGGTGGTGATCGAGGCTCCCGAGGGCATCACGTTCGCGGTTCAGTCACCGACGAAGTTCACCATCACGGGGATCGACAAGCAGAAGGTCGGTCAGATCTCGGCGAACATCCGCCGTCTGCGCCGCCCTGACCCGTACAAGGGTAAGGGCGTGCGTTACGAAGGTGAGCAGATCCGCCGCAAGGTCGGAAAGACAGGTAAGTAG
- the rplR gene encoding 50S ribosomal protein L18 translates to MAQSVSATRRVSRLRRHARLRKKVSGTPERPRLVVNRSARHIHVQLVNDVTGTTVAAASSIEADVRGLQGDKKARSVRVGQLIAERAKAAGIDTVVFDRGGYTYGGRIAALADAARENGLSF, encoded by the coding sequence ATGGCGCAATCAGTCTCCGCGACTCGGAGGGTCTCTCGGCTGCGTAGGCACGCGCGGCTGCGCAAAAAAGTATCGGGCACCCCGGAGCGCCCACGGTTGGTCGTGAACCGGTCCGCGCGGCACATTCACGTGCAACTGGTTAACGACGTCACCGGCACCACGGTGGCCGCCGCGTCATCGATCGAGGCTGACGTGCGCGGCCTGCAAGGTGACAAAAAAGCCCGCAGCGTGCGGGTCGGTCAATTGATCGCCGAACGGGCCAAGGCCGCCGGCATCGACACGGTGGTATTCGACCGTGGCGGGTACACCTACGGCGGGCGGATCGCGGCGCTGGCCGATGCCGCACGCGAGAACGGATTGAGTTTCTGA
- the rpsE gene encoding 30S ribosomal protein S5 produces MAEQSAGGLGDTRGDSREGRGRREGGGRGGRDRDRDSEKSNYLERVVAINRVSKVVKGGRRFSFTALVIVGDGHGMVGVGYGKAKEVPAAIAKGVEEARKGFFRVPLIGGTITHPVQGEAAAGVVLLRPASPGTGVIAGGAARAVLECAGVHDILAKSLGSDNAINVVHATVAALKLLQRPEEVAARRGLPIEDVAPAGMLKARRESEALAISASAAATREGTA; encoded by the coding sequence ATGGCGGAGCAGTCAGCTGGCGGGCTCGGCGACACCCGCGGTGATAGCCGCGAAGGCCGCGGCCGGCGCGAGGGAGGTGGCCGGGGCGGTCGTGACCGGGACCGGGACAGTGAGAAGAGCAACTACCTGGAACGGGTCGTTGCCATCAACCGCGTCTCCAAGGTGGTCAAGGGTGGCCGGCGATTCAGCTTCACCGCTTTGGTCATCGTGGGTGACGGCCACGGCATGGTCGGTGTCGGTTACGGCAAAGCCAAGGAAGTTCCCGCCGCGATTGCCAAGGGCGTAGAAGAGGCTCGCAAAGGCTTCTTCCGGGTGCCGCTGATCGGCGGCACTATCACTCACCCGGTGCAGGGCGAGGCGGCCGCGGGCGTGGTGCTGTTGCGCCCGGCCAGCCCGGGTACCGGTGTGATCGCCGGCGGTGCGGCGCGCGCGGTGCTGGAATGCGCTGGGGTGCACGACATCCTGGCTAAATCGTTGGGCAGCGACAATGCGATCAACGTGGTGCACGCCACCGTGGCCGCGCTCAAGCTGCTGCAGCGTCCTGAGGAGGTGGCGGCCCGGCGTGGCCTGCCCATTGAGGACGTCGCCCCGGCCGGGATGCTGAAGGCGCGACGGGAGAGCGAAGCGCTGGCTATCTCTGCCAGCGCGGCGGCGACGCGTGAGGGAACGGCGTAA
- the rpmD gene encoding 50S ribosomal protein L30: MAEVKITQVRSTIGARWKQRESLRTLGLRRIRHSVIREDNPQTRGLIAVVRHLVEVEPAEAGGKAK; the protein is encoded by the coding sequence ATGGCAGAGGTGAAGATCACCCAGGTGCGTAGCACGATTGGGGCACGGTGGAAGCAGCGTGAGAGCCTGCGCACCCTGGGCCTGCGGCGGATTCGGCATTCGGTGATCCGCGAAGACAACCCCCAGACCCGCGGGCTGATCGCGGTGGTGCGCCACCTTGTCGAGGTGGAGCCGGCGGAAGCTGGAGGTAAGGCCAAGTGA
- the rplO gene encoding 50S ribosomal protein L15 — translation MTIKLHDLRPARGSKTARTRVGRGEGSKGKTAGRGTKGTKARKQVPVTFEGGQMPIHMRLPKLKGFRNRFRTEYEVVNVGDINRLFPEGGAIGVDDLVAKGAVRKNSLVKVLGDGKLTVKVNLSAHKFSGSARDKVTAAGGSVTELS, via the coding sequence GTGACCATCAAACTGCACGACCTGCGACCCGCGCGCGGATCGAAAACCGCACGCACCCGGGTCGGCCGCGGTGAGGGCTCGAAGGGCAAGACCGCCGGCCGCGGTACCAAGGGCACCAAGGCCCGCAAGCAGGTGCCGGTGACCTTCGAGGGCGGGCAGATGCCGATCCACATGCGGCTGCCCAAGCTCAAGGGATTCCGGAACCGGTTCCGGACGGAATACGAGGTCGTCAATGTCGGTGACATCAACCGGTTGTTCCCCGAGGGCGGCGCAATCGGCGTGGACGACTTGGTGGCCAAGGGCGCGGTTCGGAAGAACTCGTTGGTCAAGGTTCTCGGCGACGGCAAGCTGACCGTCAAGGTCAACCTGTCCGCACACAAGTTCAGCGGCAGCGCGCGCGACAAGGTCACCGCCGCCGGCGGCTCGGTTACCGAGCTGTCCTAG
- a CDS encoding PE family protein: protein MSFLTTAPEALENAAAEVRKMSADAAAVYAAADPVITAVVAPAPDPNSQWVAAHLVGHAQRFAEVFAAARVVFEELAVALDAGAQKYAATEADNVKPLS, encoded by the coding sequence ATGTCTTTTCTGACCACAGCCCCTGAGGCGTTGGAGAATGCGGCAGCGGAGGTGCGAAAAATGAGTGCTGACGCGGCTGCCGTTTATGCTGCGGCGGATCCAGTGATCACCGCGGTGGTGGCTCCGGCGCCTGATCCGAACTCGCAATGGGTGGCAGCGCATCTCGTCGGGCACGCGCAGCGGTTTGCGGAGGTTTTTGCTGCGGCGAGGGTGGTTTTTGAGGAGCTTGCGGTCGCCTTGGACGCCGGTGCTCAAAAGTATGCGGCCACCGAGGCCGACAACGTCAAGCCCTTGAGCTAA
- a CDS encoding PPE family protein, with the protein MPYLPPETIANYFQSGPGTASLWRAAGQWESLWSELWDLEDKFDRMLVGLTAEWSGPAARQVIEAVTPLRVWLSDFAGKLYATRKQTTRIVSAYSHACCTVISMAVIDANRTQRMQLLANDPLGLNAPTIAQLDQQYERLTIHNGRVWARYSSELSEVSEALSETTPFPPPSVAHNTGLVQPVAPETLVSESV; encoded by the coding sequence ATGCCGTATCTACCACCGGAAACCATCGCCAACTACTTCCAAAGCGGCCCGGGTACTGCCTCGCTGTGGCGCGCTGCTGGCCAGTGGGAGTCGTTGTGGTCGGAGCTCTGGGACCTCGAGGATAAGTTCGACCGCATGCTCGTCGGTCTGACAGCAGAGTGGTCGGGTCCCGCGGCGCGCCAGGTGATTGAAGCGGTCACGCCCCTTCGAGTATGGCTGTCTGACTTCGCTGGCAAGCTCTATGCGACCAGGAAGCAGACCACCCGTATCGTCAGTGCCTATTCGCATGCATGTTGCACTGTGATATCTATGGCGGTGATCGACGCTAACCGCACTCAGCGAATGCAGCTACTGGCCAATGACCCGCTCGGGCTAAACGCTCCCACGATCGCGCAACTCGACCAGCAATACGAGCGGCTCACTATACATAACGGTCGGGTGTGGGCGAGGTATAGTTCTGAGTTGTCGGAGGTGTCGGAGGCGTTGTCGGAGACGACTCCGTTTCCGCCGCCGTCGGTCGCCCACAACACCGGGTTGGTCCAGCCGGTTGCTCCAGAAACTTTGGTCTCCGAATCGGTGTGA
- the sppA gene encoding signal peptide peptidase SppA — translation MFAFLPPLPGIDDVRALANRVNTARHHGIPSGCVLEVNLRSMPPETTSFDPFAIIAGGGRPMALREAVAAIHRAADDPRVAGLIARVQLGASPPAAVQELRAAVVAFSAVKPSLAWAETYPGTLSYYLASAFGEVWMQPSGSVGLIGFASNATFLRDALAKAGIEAQFVARGEYKSAANLFTEGGFTDAHREAVSRMLESLQGQVWQGIAESREIDPAALNPLADRAPLLRDDAVASGLVDRIGFRDEAYARIAELVGAKGMTPGSSEPPTSPDADEDGPPRLYLSRYASAARSRLVPPMPSIPGRRSKPTVAVVTLEGPIVNGRGGPQFLPFGTSTGGGDTIAAALREVAADESVSAIVLRVNSPGGSVTASETIWREVKRARDRGKPVVVSMGAVAASGGYYVSAGADAIVANPGTITGSIGVITGKLVIRDLKGRLGVGSDTVRTNANADAWSSDAPFTPEQHTHREAEADLFYADFLQRVAEGRGMTTDAVDDVARGRIWTGADALERGLVDELGGLATAVRRAKVLAGLDADADVRIVSYPGSSLLDMVRPRASSQPGAASLPDAVAALLGRSVAGILEHVEQTLSGVSVLWLGESRL, via the coding sequence ATGTTCGCCTTTTTGCCCCCACTTCCTGGTATCGACGACGTCCGTGCCCTGGCCAACCGGGTTAACACGGCCCGTCACCATGGCATACCGAGCGGTTGCGTGCTCGAAGTCAACCTGCGGTCGATGCCGCCGGAAACCACCAGCTTTGACCCTTTCGCAATTATCGCTGGGGGTGGTCGACCGATGGCCCTGCGCGAGGCTGTCGCCGCGATCCACCGTGCCGCCGACGACCCCCGGGTCGCCGGCCTGATTGCCCGCGTTCAGCTTGGTGCGTCGCCGCCGGCGGCAGTGCAGGAACTGCGCGCGGCCGTCGTCGCGTTCAGCGCGGTCAAGCCGTCACTAGCCTGGGCCGAGACCTATCCGGGCACGCTGTCCTACTACCTGGCTTCGGCCTTCGGTGAGGTCTGGATGCAGCCGTCGGGAAGTGTCGGGCTGATCGGCTTCGCGAGCAATGCCACGTTCCTGCGGGACGCGCTGGCTAAGGCAGGGATCGAAGCGCAGTTCGTCGCACGGGGTGAATACAAGTCGGCGGCAAACCTTTTCACCGAAGGCGGCTTCACCGACGCCCACCGCGAGGCGGTCAGCCGGATGCTGGAAAGCCTGCAAGGCCAGGTGTGGCAGGGGATCGCCGAATCCCGCGAGATCGACCCCGCAGCGCTCAATCCGTTGGCCGACCGGGCTCCGCTGTTACGCGATGACGCGGTCGCCTCCGGTTTGGTCGACCGGATCGGATTCCGCGACGAAGCTTATGCCCGCATAGCGGAACTGGTTGGTGCCAAAGGCATGACACCAGGGTCCAGCGAGCCGCCGACAAGCCCAGACGCCGACGAGGACGGTCCACCGCGGCTATACCTGTCGCGCTACGCCAGTGCGGCCCGGTCACGACTGGTGCCACCCATGCCGTCGATTCCTGGGCGCCGGTCCAAGCCAACCGTCGCCGTGGTCACCTTGGAAGGTCCGATCGTCAATGGACGCGGCGGACCGCAATTTCTGCCGTTCGGCACCTCTACCGGCGGTGGCGACACCATCGCGGCGGCGCTGCGCGAGGTCGCTGCCGATGAATCGGTGTCCGCGATTGTGCTGCGGGTGAACAGCCCGGGCGGCTCGGTCACCGCATCCGAAACCATCTGGCGTGAGGTGAAAAGAGCCCGCGACCGCGGCAAGCCCGTGGTGGTATCGATGGGCGCGGTCGCCGCCTCTGGTGGCTACTACGTCTCGGCGGGTGCCGACGCGATTGTGGCCAATCCGGGTACGATCACCGGTTCGATTGGCGTGATCACCGGAAAGTTGGTGATTCGGGATCTGAAGGGTCGGTTGGGCGTCGGGTCAGATACGGTGCGCACCAACGCCAATGCCGATGCGTGGTCGTCTGACGCGCCGTTCACGCCGGAGCAGCATACCCATCGAGAGGCCGAGGCGGACTTGTTCTACGCCGACTTCCTGCAGCGCGTCGCTGAAGGCCGCGGCATGACCACCGACGCGGTCGATGATGTTGCGCGAGGACGGATCTGGACCGGCGCCGACGCTCTCGAGCGTGGCCTGGTCGACGAACTCGGCGGGCTGGCAACCGCGGTGCGCAGAGCCAAGGTCCTGGCCGGTCTGGATGCGGACGCCGACGTCCGCATCGTCAGTTACCCTGGCTCGTCGTTGCTGGACATGGTGCGACCCCGGGCGTCGTCGCAACCCGGCGCCGCGTCGCTGCCCGACGCGGTGGCCGCGCTGCTGGGCCGCTCGGTTGCCGGGATCCTCGAACACGTCGAGCAGACGCTAAGCGGTGTCAGCGTGCTGTGGCTAGGGGAGTCGCGCTTGTGA
- a CDS encoding PPE family protein, whose translation MFPPEIETELSSSFATIKPEEISDAIYNGQGAEPMLEAGNQWNDLAEDIAQVAQALQQVNGQLRSAWQGESANWMAETAVQHRTWLWTAYQRAKLTAKAARGIADAFDRVHKNVVPPEDIATNRTKLADAKNEIVINAPKIAALEEEYQGFWAQNTKAMDVYAGEVRAQLSRVIPFGEAPQIVAPSSD comes from the coding sequence ATGTTTCCCCCAGAAATAGAAACGGAGTTATCGTCGTCATTCGCAACGATAAAACCGGAGGAGATTTCCGACGCCATCTATAACGGTCAAGGTGCTGAGCCGATGCTTGAGGCCGGTAACCAGTGGAATGACTTGGCAGAAGATATCGCACAAGTAGCCCAGGCACTTCAGCAGGTGAACGGGCAGCTACGAAGCGCGTGGCAAGGTGAGTCGGCGAACTGGATGGCCGAAACGGCCGTACAGCATCGGACGTGGCTGTGGACTGCTTACCAACGTGCCAAATTGACCGCCAAAGCGGCCCGGGGCATCGCAGACGCCTTTGACCGGGTGCACAAGAACGTGGTGCCTCCAGAAGATATCGCCACTAACCGCACGAAGTTGGCGGACGCGAAGAACGAGATCGTGATCAACGCTCCGAAGATTGCTGCCCTCGAAGAGGAATATCAGGGGTTCTGGGCCCAGAACACGAAGGCAATGGACGTCTACGCAGGCGAAGTGCGGGCTCAGCTGTCGCGGGTAATTCCGTTTGGCGAGGCGCCGCAGATCGTCGCCCCGTCCTCCGACTAA
- a CDS encoding PE family protein — protein sequence MSFVTVNPQVVDDISRYAETVADFLDDRSTEAANMTNLAPAAADKVSTVAAKYLSQQAQNFDELSAQYAQILRQYANALQTAAVAYSATEADNIENIG from the coding sequence ATGTCTTTTGTGACCGTAAACCCTCAGGTGGTGGACGATATCTCCCGTTACGCGGAGACCGTCGCTGATTTCCTCGATGATCGCAGTACCGAGGCGGCAAACATGACCAATCTTGCGCCTGCGGCCGCCGACAAAGTATCGACGGTCGCAGCGAAGTACCTCTCCCAGCAAGCGCAGAACTTTGACGAGCTCAGCGCGCAATACGCGCAGATTCTCCGGCAGTATGCGAACGCCTTACAGACGGCCGCCGTTGCTTATTCGGCCACCGAGGCCGACAACATCGAAAACATAGGCTGA
- a CDS encoding PPE family protein: MFLPTIATELSASFATIKPEEISDAIYNGQGSEPMLEAGTKWCDLAEELGQAATTIQWVNGQLQGAWQGESANWMAETAVQHRTWLWVAYQRAKLTAKAARGIADAFDRVHKNVVPPEDIAANRAKLRDAKNEIVINAPKIAALEEEYQAFWAQNTKAMDAYAREVRAQLSRVIPFGEAPQIVAPSSD; the protein is encoded by the coding sequence ATGTTTTTACCAACAATAGCAACGGAGTTATCGGCGTCATTCGCAACGATAAAACCGGAGGAGATTTCCGACGCCATCTATAACGGTCAAGGTTCTGAGCCGATGCTTGAGGCCGGTACCAAGTGGTGCGACTTGGCGGAAGAACTAGGACAAGCAGCTACGACAATTCAGTGGGTGAATGGGCAGCTACAAGGCGCGTGGCAAGGTGAGTCGGCGAACTGGATGGCCGAAACAGCCGTACAGCATCGGACGTGGCTGTGGGTTGCTTACCAACGTGCCAAACTGACCGCCAAAGCGGCCCGGGGCATCGCAGACGCCTTTGACCGGGTGCACAAGAACGTGGTGCCTCCGGAAGATATCGCCGCTAACCGCGCGAAGTTGCGGGACGCGAAGAACGAGATCGTGATCAACGCTCCGAAAATCGCTGCCCTCGAAGAGGAATATCAGGCGTTTTGGGCCCAGAACACCAAGGCCATGGACGCCTACGCACGTGAAGTGCGGGCTCAGCTGTCGAGGGTAATTCCGTTTGGCGAGGCGCCGCAGATCGTCGCCCCGTCCTCCGACTAA
- a CDS encoding PE family protein, with protein sequence MSGDGMSFVIVDPQAVDDTANEVDGLANLLDDTSTDAASMTALAPAAADRVSTVAAKRLSRQAQNFEELSTQYAAILRQYANVLRNAGAAYSAAEADNIENVENIV encoded by the coding sequence ATGAGCGGAGATGGCATGTCTTTTGTGATCGTAGACCCTCAGGCGGTGGACGACACCGCCAACGAGGTGGACGGCCTCGCTAATCTCCTCGATGACACCAGTACCGATGCGGCCAGCATGACCGCGCTTGCGCCCGCGGCTGCCGACCGGGTATCGACGGTCGCGGCGAAGCGCCTCTCCCGGCAAGCGCAGAACTTTGAGGAGCTCAGCACGCAATACGCGGCGATTCTCCGGCAGTATGCGAACGTCTTGCGGAACGCCGGCGCTGCCTATTCGGCCGCCGAGGCCGACAATATCGAAAATGTCGAAAATATTGTCTGA
- a CDS encoding L-fuculose-phosphate aldolase, with product MTFVDDPEAAVLAAAKDMLRRGLVEGTAGNISARRGDGNIVITPSSVDYRDMMLDDLVLVDPEGIVLQAKTGRAPSSEMKLHLACYTAFNDIGSVIHSHPVWATMFAIAHEPIPACIDEFAVYCGGDVRCAEYAASGTPGVGVNAVKALQGRAAALIANHGLVAIGPQPDKVLHITALVERTAQIVWGARALGGPVAIPEDVNRNFALVYNYLRANPR from the coding sequence ATGACATTCGTTGACGACCCCGAGGCCGCGGTACTGGCGGCGGCCAAAGACATGCTGCGCCGCGGCTTGGTGGAAGGAACAGCCGGCAACATTTCCGCCCGGCGCGGCGACGGCAACATCGTTATCACGCCGTCATCGGTCGACTATCGGGACATGATGCTCGACGATCTGGTGCTGGTCGATCCCGAAGGGATTGTCCTGCAAGCGAAAACCGGGCGGGCGCCGTCATCGGAAATGAAGTTGCATCTGGCGTGCTACACAGCGTTCAACGACATCGGCAGCGTCATTCACAGTCATCCGGTGTGGGCAACCATGTTCGCCATCGCACATGAGCCGATTCCGGCCTGCATCGACGAGTTCGCGGTCTACTGCGGCGGGGACGTTCGGTGTGCCGAGTATGCCGCGTCCGGTACACCTGGCGTCGGCGTCAACGCGGTCAAGGCGCTGCAAGGCCGTGCCGCCGCGTTGATCGCCAACCACGGCCTGGTGGCCATCGGGCCCCAGCCGGACAAGGTACTGCACATCACCGCTTTGGTGGAGCGGACCGCCCAAATCGTTTGGGGCGCTCGTGCTCTCGGCGGCCCGGTCGCTATTCCCGAGGATGTGAACCGCAACTTCGCCCTGGTCTACAACTACCTGCGCGCCAATCCGAGGTAA
- a CDS encoding NAD(P)-dependent oxidoreductase, which translates to MTSRPRALVTAPLRGPGFTKLAELADVVYDPWISELDQTPPRIYSAAQLADRIADEAADVVVVESDSVGGPVFEQGRRALLAVVATRGDPNNVDIPGATAAGIPVLNTPARNADAVAEMAVALLLAATRHLLTADADIRSGNIFRDGTIPYQRFRAGEIAGRTAGLVGLGAVGRALRWRLTGLGLRVIATDPYHDDARHSLDELLSEADVVSLHAPVTDETIGMIGAAQFAAMRDGVVFLNTARAQLHDTDALVEALRRGKVAAAGLDHFAGEWLPTDHPLVGMPNVVLTPHIGGATWNTEARQAQMVADDLEALLSGHPPAHLVNPEVLGP; encoded by the coding sequence GTGACATCCCGACCACGTGCCCTGGTAACAGCTCCGCTGCGGGGACCGGGCTTCACCAAGCTGGCAGAGCTGGCCGACGTGGTGTACGACCCTTGGATCAGTGAGCTCGATCAGACCCCGCCGCGGATCTACAGCGCAGCGCAGCTGGCCGACCGGATCGCTGACGAAGCCGCCGATGTCGTTGTGGTGGAAAGCGACTCGGTCGGCGGCCCGGTCTTCGAGCAAGGGCGGCGCGCCCTACTCGCCGTAGTAGCCACCCGCGGGGATCCCAACAACGTCGATATTCCCGGAGCCACCGCAGCCGGCATTCCAGTGCTGAACACCCCGGCCCGCAACGCCGACGCGGTCGCCGAGATGGCGGTGGCGTTGTTGCTAGCAGCCACCCGTCACCTGCTGACCGCAGACGCGGATATCCGCAGCGGCAACATATTTCGCGATGGCACCATTCCCTATCAACGGTTCCGTGCCGGCGAAATCGCCGGGCGCACCGCCGGACTGGTGGGCCTGGGTGCGGTCGGCCGAGCGTTACGGTGGCGGCTAACCGGGCTGGGCTTACGCGTCATCGCCACCGACCCCTACCACGACGACGCCCGCCACAGCCTCGACGAGCTGCTGAGCGAGGCCGACGTCGTCTCCCTGCACGCCCCGGTCACCGACGAAACCATCGGGATGATCGGCGCCGCGCAATTTGCGGCCATGCGCGACGGTGTCGTTTTTCTCAACACCGCGCGGGCCCAGCTGCACGACACCGACGCGCTGGTCGAGGCCCTGCGCCGGGGCAAGGTGGCCGCCGCAGGCCTCGACCATTTCGCCGGCGAGTGGCTGCCGACCGACCACCCACTGGTCGGGATGCCCAACGTCGTGCTTACCCCGCACATCGGCGGCGCCACGTGGAACACTGAGGCACGGCAGGCACAGATGGTCGCCGACGATCTAGAAGCGCTGCTATCCGGCCACCCGCCCGCCCATCTGGTGAACCCGGAGGTGCTCGGCCCATGA
- a CDS encoding xylulokinase, which produces MSRKGVTIGIDVGSTAVKAVVADEDGHVTARQRIPHQLRVPAPDRLEHDADQAWRQGPLAALDRLIRPDIKAVAVAAMVPTLTAVDAAGRPITPGLLYGDSRGRVPADVDRPAQPLPSVGEAAEFVRWTAAAAPDAAGYWPAPAVANYALAGEAVIDFATAITALPLFDGTGWNPAACAGYGVTADRMPRVEAIGAATGQVHGSSAVLASGSVDTLCEQIVAGADRDGDVLVLCGTTLIVWTTIPEPRRVPGLWTIPHTTAGKSRIGGASNAGGLFLDWVDRLVGPGDPTGDFEDVDPRRVPVWSPYVRGERTPFHDPDRRAVLDGLDLTHDAASVRRAAYEASGFVVRQLIELSGVSVSRLVAAGGGTGVRPWMQAIADATGRPVHVSGVAEGAALGAAFLGRMAAGLESSITDAARWACTERIVEPHPAWAVAVADRYRRFLELADRPSRGANPEA; this is translated from the coding sequence GTGTCACGTAAAGGCGTCACAATCGGCATCGATGTCGGTAGCACGGCGGTCAAAGCTGTGGTTGCTGACGAGGATGGTCACGTGACGGCCCGGCAGCGAATTCCGCACCAGCTACGGGTGCCGGCCCCTGACCGGCTCGAACACGACGCCGACCAGGCATGGCGGCAGGGCCCATTGGCGGCCCTGGACCGATTGATCCGGCCCGACATCAAGGCGGTGGCCGTTGCGGCCATGGTGCCCACGTTGACCGCCGTCGATGCCGCGGGCCGGCCCATCACGCCGGGACTGCTGTACGGCGACAGCAGGGGGCGGGTGCCAGCCGACGTGGACCGACCGGCGCAACCGCTTCCGTCGGTGGGTGAGGCCGCCGAGTTTGTCCGCTGGACGGCCGCCGCCGCCCCCGATGCGGCCGGCTACTGGCCCGCACCAGCGGTGGCCAACTACGCGCTGGCCGGCGAGGCGGTGATCGATTTCGCTACGGCCATCACGGCCCTGCCCCTCTTCGATGGGACCGGATGGAACCCGGCGGCATGCGCCGGCTATGGCGTGACCGCCGACCGGATGCCGCGGGTGGAGGCGATTGGAGCGGCTACCGGCCAGGTGCACGGCAGCAGCGCCGTGCTGGCCAGCGGCAGCGTCGACACCCTATGCGAACAGATCGTGGCCGGCGCCGACCGCGACGGCGACGTCCTGGTGCTGTGCGGCACCACGCTGATCGTGTGGACGACCATCCCGGAGCCGCGACGGGTGCCCGGGCTGTGGACGATCCCGCATACGACCGCCGGGAAGAGCCGGATCGGCGGAGCCAGCAATGCCGGCGGGTTATTCCTCGACTGGGTGGATCGCCTCGTCGGACCGGGTGATCCGACTGGCGATTTTGAGGATGTCGATCCGCGCCGGGTACCGGTCTGGTCGCCGTATGTGCGCGGCGAACGTACGCCGTTCCATGATCCCGATCGCCGCGCGGTGCTCGACGGCTTAGATCTCACCCACGACGCCGCATCGGTGCGCCGCGCCGCCTACGAGGCGTCGGGCTTCGTGGTCCGCCAGCTCATCGAACTGAGTGGAGTGTCGGTGTCGCGCCTCGTGGCCGCCGGTGGCGGTACCGGGGTTCGGCCCTGGATGCAGGCCATCGCCGACGCGACCGGTCGGCCGGTGCACGTGTCCGGGGTGGCCGAGGGAGCGGCGTTGGGGGCTGCGTTCCTGGGCCGCATGGCCGCCGGTCTGGAATCGTCGATCACCGATGCCGCCCGGTGGGCCTGCACCGAACGCATCGTCGAGCCCCATCCAGCGTGGGCGGTAGCGGTCGCGGACCGCTACCGCCGGTTCCTCGAGCTGGCCGACCGGCCGTCCCGTGGCGCTAACCCCGAGGCCTAG
- a CDS encoding GNAT family N-acetyltransferase: MTDHDQTAARREIADALLKALERRHEVADAVVEAENKSAAVEAIVKLLDTSHLAAEAVMSMSFDRLTKDSRKKILAELEDLNKQLSFTLQERPASLGESLELRPFSGDEDRDIFAARTAEIGAAGDGSGGPAGSIDDEIRAALARVADEEAAWFVAVDAGAKVGMVFGELVHGEVDVRVWIHPDHRKKGYGTAALRKSRSEMAYCFPAVPMVARAPAADPRSRITAD; encoded by the coding sequence ATGACCGACCACGACCAAACCGCTGCCCGCCGAGAGATAGCTGACGCGCTGTTGAAGGCTTTGGAACGTCGCCACGAGGTAGCCGATGCCGTGGTGGAGGCCGAAAATAAGTCCGCCGCAGTCGAGGCCATCGTCAAGCTGCTCGACACGTCTCACCTGGCCGCCGAAGCGGTCATGAGCATGTCGTTCGATCGGCTCACCAAAGATTCCCGCAAAAAGATCCTTGCCGAGCTGGAAGATCTGAACAAGCAGCTGAGCTTCACGCTGCAGGAGCGCCCGGCAAGCCTGGGTGAAAGCCTTGAGCTTCGGCCCTTTTCCGGTGACGAGGACCGCGACATCTTCGCTGCCCGCACCGCGGAAATCGGTGCCGCCGGCGATGGGTCTGGCGGACCGGCCGGCAGCATCGACGACGAGATCCGGGCGGCGCTGGCCCGCGTCGCCGACGAAGAGGCCGCGTGGTTTGTGGCCGTCGATGCAGGCGCGAAGGTCGGGATGGTGTTCGGTGAGCTCGTCCACGGCGAGGTGGACGTACGGGTCTGGATTCACCCCGATCACCGAAAGAAGGGTTACGGCACCGCTGCGCTGCGCAAGTCGCGGTCGGAGATGGCGTACTGCTTCCCCGCCGTGCCGATGGTTGCCCGAGCGCCCGCCGCCGACCCGCGTAGCCGGATTACGGCTGACTAG